Proteins from one Microtus pennsylvanicus isolate mMicPen1 chromosome 7, mMicPen1.hap1, whole genome shotgun sequence genomic window:
- the LOC142854377 gene encoding uncharacterized protein LOC142854377 isoform X4, with translation MAASTMSVCSEPCTESSWQIEDCPESCCEPSCCVPSCCQPSCCVPSCCQPSCCAPAPCLTLICTPVNSGSGPCCQSACSSCCTPSCCQQSSCQPSCCTCSPCQQSCCVPVCCKPVCCTPICCMTLCCKPVCCTPICSGSSSCCQQSSCQPSCCVPVCCKPVCCKPCSSVSLLCRPVCRPACCVPSSSCCASSCQPSCCKPCSSMSLICSPACSRQACCGLSSGQKSSC, from the exons ATGGCCGCCTCCACCATGTCCGTCTGCTCTGAGCCCTGCACTGAGTCCTCCTGGCAGATCGAGGACTGTCCAGAGAGCTGCTGTGAGCCTAgctgctgtgtccccagctgttgccagcccagctgctgtgtccccagctgctgccagcccagctgtTGTGCCCCAGCCCCCTGCCTGACCCTCATCTGCACCCCAGTGAACTCTGGGTCCGGTCCCTGCTGCCAATCTgcctgcagcagctgctgcacACCCTCATGCTGCCAGCAGTCTAGCTGCCAGCCCTCATGCTGCACCTGCTCCCCTTGCCAACAGtcctgctgtgtgcctgtctgcTGCAAGCCTGTCTGCTGCACACCCAT CTGTTGCATGACCCTGTGCTGCAAGCCTGTCTGCTGCACACCCATCTGCTCTGGATCCTCCTCTTGCTGCCAGCAGTCTAGCTGCCAGCCCTCATGCTGTGTGCCTGTCTGCTGCAAGCCTgtctgctgcaagccctgctccaGCGTGTCCCTGCTCTGCCGCCCTGTGTGCAGACCTGCCTGCTGTgtgcccagctcctcctgctgtgcctcatcttgccagcccagctgctgcaagccctgctccaGCATGTCCCTGATCTGCAGCCCTGCATGCTCCCGCCAAgcctgctgtggcctctcctcaGGCCAGAAGTCCAGTTGCTGA
- the LOC142854377 gene encoding uncharacterized protein LOC142854377 isoform X2 → MAASTMSVCSEPCTESSWQIEDCPESCCEPSCCVPSCCQPSCCVPSCCQPSCCAPAPCLTLICTPVNSGSGPCCQSACSSCCTPSCCQQSSCQPSCCTCSPCQQSCCVPVCCKPVCCTPICSGSSSCCQQSSCQPSCCQSSCCVPPSCCMTLCCKPVCCTPICSGSSSCCQQSSCQPSCCVPVCCKPVCCKPCSSVSLLCRPVCRPACCVPSSSCCASSCQPSCCKPCSSMSLICSPACSRQACCGLSSGQKSSC, encoded by the exons ATGGCCGCCTCCACCATGTCCGTCTGCTCTGAGCCCTGCACTGAGTCCTCCTGGCAGATCGAGGACTGTCCAGAGAGCTGCTGTGAGCCTAgctgctgtgtccccagctgttgccagcccagctgctgtgtccccagctgctgccagcccagctgtTGTGCCCCAGCCCCCTGCCTGACCCTCATCTGCACCCCAGTGAACTCTGGGTCCGGTCCCTGCTGCCAATCTgcctgcagcagctgctgcacACCCTCATGCTGCCAGCAGTCTAGCTGCCAGCCCTCATGCTGCACCTGCTCCCCTTGCCAACAGtcctgctgtgtgcctgtctgcTGCAAGCCTGTCTGCTGCACACCCATCTGCTCAGgatcctcctcctgctgccagcAGTCTAGCTGCCAGCCCTCATGCTGTCAATCctcctgctgtgtgcct CCATCCTGTTGCATGACCCTGTGCTGCAAGCCTGTCTGCTGCACACCCATCTGCTCTGGATCCTCCTCTTGCTGCCAGCAGTCTAGCTGCCAGCCCTCATGCTGTGTGCCTGTCTGCTGCAAGCCTgtctgctgcaagccctgctccaGCGTGTCCCTGCTCTGCCGCCCTGTGTGCAGACCTGCCTGCTGTgtgcccagctcctcctgctgtgcctcatcttgccagcccagctgctgcaagccctgctccaGCATGTCCCTGATCTGCAGCCCTGCATGCTCCCGCCAAgcctgctgtggcctctcctcaGGCCAGAAGTCCAGTTGCTGA
- the LOC142854377 gene encoding uncharacterized protein LOC142854377 isoform X3: MAASTMSVCSEPCTESSWQIEDCPESCCEPSCCVPSCCQPSCCVPSCCQPSCCAPAPCLTLICTPVNSGSGPCCQSACSSCCTPSCCQQSSCQPSCCTCSPCQQSCCVPVCCKPVCCTPICSGSSSCCQQSSCQPSCCQSSCCVPVCCTPICSGSSCCQQSSCQPACCTCSPCQPSCCMTLCCKPVCCTPICSGSSSCCQQSSCQPSCCVPPSCCKPCSSMSLICSPACSRQACCGLSSGQKSSC; the protein is encoded by the exons ATGGCCGCCTCCACCATGTCCGTCTGCTCTGAGCCCTGCACTGAGTCCTCCTGGCAGATCGAGGACTGTCCAGAGAGCTGCTGTGAGCCTAgctgctgtgtccccagctgttgccagcccagctgctgtgtccccagctgctgccagcccagctgtTGTGCCCCAGCCCCCTGCCTGACCCTCATCTGCACCCCAGTGAACTCTGGGTCCGGTCCCTGCTGCCAATCTgcctgcagcagctgctgcacACCCTCATGCTGCCAGCAGTCTAGCTGCCAGCCCTCATGCTGCACCTGCTCCCCTTGCCAACAGtcctgctgtgtgcctgtctgcTGCAAGCCTGTCTGCTGCACACCCATCTGCTCAGgatcctcctcctgctgccagcAGTCTAGCTGCCAGCCCTCATGCTGTCAATCctcctgctgtgtgcctgtctgcTGCACACCCATATGTTCTGGCTCCTCATGCTGCCAGCAGTCTAGCTGCCAGCCAGCTTGCTGCACCTGTTCTCCTTGCCAGCCATCCTGTTGCATGACCCTGTGCTGCAAGCCTGTCTGCTGCACACCCATCTGCTCTGGATCCTCCTCTTGCTGCCAGCAGTCTAGCTGCCAGCCCTCATGCTGTGTGCCT cccagctgctgcaagccctgctccaGCATGTCCCTGATCTGCAGCCCTGCATGCTCCCGCCAAgcctgctgtggcctctcctcaGGCCAGAAGTCCAGTTGCTGA
- the LOC142854377 gene encoding uncharacterized protein LOC142854377 isoform X1: MAASTMSVCSEPCTESSWQIEDCPESCCEPSCCVPTPCLTLICTPVNSGSGPCCQSACSSCCTPSCCQQSSCQPSCCTCSPCQQSCCVPVCCKPVCCTPICSGSSSCCQQSSCQPSCCQSSCCVPVCCTPICSGSSCCQQSSCQPACCTCSPCQPSCCMTLCCKPVCCTPICSGSSSCCQQSSCQPSCCVPVCCKPVCCKPCSSVSLLCRPVCRPACCVPSSSCCASSCQPSCCKPCSSMSLICSPACSRQACCGLSSGQKSSC; the protein is encoded by the exons ATGGCCGCCTCCACCATGTCCGTCTGCTCTGAGCCCTGCACTGAGTCCTCCTGGCAGATCGAGGACTGTCCAGAGAGCTGCTGTGAGCCTAgctgctgtgtcccca CCCCCTGCCTGACCCTCATCTGCACCCCAGTGAACTCTGGGTCCGGTCCCTGCTGCCAATCTgcctgcagcagctgctgcacACCCTCATGCTGCCAGCAGTCTAGCTGCCAGCCCTCATGCTGCACCTGCTCCCCTTGCCAACAGtcctgctgtgtgcctgtctgcTGCAAGCCTGTCTGCTGCACACCCATCTGCTCAGgatcctcctcctgctgccagcAGTCTAGCTGCCAGCCCTCATGCTGTCAATCctcctgctgtgtgcctgtctgcTGCACACCCATATGTTCTGGCTCCTCATGCTGCCAGCAGTCTAGCTGCCAGCCAGCTTGCTGCACCTGTTCTCCTTGCCAGCCATCCTGTTGCATGACCCTGTGCTGCAAGCCTGTCTGCTGCACACCCATCTGCTCTGGATCCTCCTCTTGCTGCCAGCAGTCTAGCTGCCAGCCCTCATGCTGTGTGCCTGTCTGCTGCAAGCCTgtctgctgcaagccctgctccaGCGTGTCCCTGCTCTGCCGCCCTGTGTGCAGACCTGCCTGCTGTgtgcccagctcctcctgctgtgcctcatcttgccagcccagctgctgcaagccctgctccaGCATGTCCCTGATCTGCAGCCCTGCATGCTCCCGCCAAgcctgctgtggcctctcctcaGGCCAGAAGTCCAGTTGCTGA